The genomic DNA ACCAACCTGCAGTTCATGGCACTGAAAACCCAGCTGAAAAAGAGACGGTATCATCCCCCACCAGTGATGTGGTGCCAGATGAGGCTGTCCTTTCAGATAAGGATGAAATTCACAAACTGCGCTCAGCTGCAGAGAAACCTACAACAAATGAGGCAATCCTAACAAGTCCAACTACTCACAGTCCTACCGTCAGAGTAACCACTGCACAAGCCTCAGGCACAGTCCATGTAATTGAACCTAGTATCTATAGCTCTAGTTCATCTGGTGTCTCCAAAGAAACACTTGATCCCAACTTCACCACTATTAGTGAGGAAGATGTTCATTCCCCAACTACAACAATTCTACCCAGGGATATATACCCTATAGATGAGaaggaaattccatttcctgaagAAAGCTCTGGGGATCAGGTAAGGATTAACAGTTTCAATCTCAAATGTAGATCTTTGTCATACCCAATGCTAAAGCCATATAACAGTGCTGGAATGTAGAAACTTTGTTCCAGTCCACATGTGAAGCTAGTTTCTATTCTTCCACACTATTGAGTCGTCATAAGCTGTTAACTGCTGGGTGTGGGGAAAAATTCTTTTGCCATCAGTTGAAGGGAAATATTAAACTACTAATACACCCCTACCTCAagataacactgtccttgggagccaaaaaatcttactgcattacaggtgaaaccacattatactgaacttgctttgatccattggCATGCTCAGCTCCCCACCcgcccagcactgctttaccgcattatatccaaatttgtgttctgtcgggttgcattatatcgagcTAGAGGCGTATAACAAAACAAGGTCAATGTAAAGCTTCCAGTAACTCCATCAGTGAGCTGAAATGTAACTGAGTTGCACTGTATCTTTCCCACAGGGAGACTTCATCTTTAGTGAAGAAGGAACAATCCCATCAGAGTCTGAACTGGCTGACTCTTCAAGAGATGCTGAAGCTGCTGGAACTTCCCAGGGGTTAATGGACAGAAAAGAAGTTCTAGGAGGTATTTCAAAATACACTGAATGCTATAGAAGGTCCTGTGTAGTCCTCCTAATCAGTGGCTGCCTAATCTGCTATAGGATCCACCTAATACTGCAGAACCTAggctttctatttaaaaatctcTATCAGAGCTCAAGATATGTTTGGAAACCTGAAAACACTAAATCAAGGCACAATAGGCAGATGCCAGATCCATAAGCTTCTTCTAGTCAATATCTAGATTAATGTCTGTTTTTATTAGCAATGTATGTTGCAAATTGAATGTGGGAACAATGTAAAATCAAACCTGATATAGCATGTAGAGACTATCCTTGGTAATGTAAATGAAGCTGCTGCAGAACTGTGCTACACCAGAGTGCTGCAGAGGTTCGATCCAGGTTACTCTGAGGTACATGTTCAAGTGGGTGGTAATACACTGAGGGAAAAGCTTCTGCTCTCAAGCAAGGATGGAGTAAAAACCCCTTGCAGTACTAGAGCATAGCTTAGGTACAGTAGGCTCCAGGTAATGGAAGAAGGAACATGGATGACTGCATCTTCAAACTTTCATTTTTGGGAAGAAATTGAAAGCCTCTGTAGGGGAGGCTTTTAGAGAACCACTAGGTGCTCAGTTTCCATTGAAAACTTAAAGTGAAGTACCCAAATCCCATTTGACTTTGAAAACTCTGGATCCTATTACATCACTTGCTAATGAAATGCCTTTATAGTACTGGTCTCTGCTCCTACTAGCTAACTCTGGAATAAACTTCAGTCAGAATCTCTCTCCTGCATAGTCTAAtgtgacttttttcccctccccacaggtGTCATTGCTGGAGGACTAGTAGGCCTGCTCTTTGCCGTGTTCCTAGTTG from Chelonoidis abingdonii isolate Lonesome George chromosome 3, CheloAbing_2.0, whole genome shotgun sequence includes the following:
- the SDC1 gene encoding syndecan-1 produces the protein MINVSAVWLLALFLQAACSQTTNLNLPPEDLDSSGDDEDAFSGSGAGPLTDHPVVALNIPLEHANSSTMSTGATVHQPAVHGTENPAEKETVSSPTSDVVPDEAVLSDKDEIHKLRSAAEKPTTNEAILTSPTTHSPTVRVTTAQASGTVHVIEPSIYSSSSSGVSKETLDPNFTTISEEDVHSPTTTILPRDIYPIDEKEIPFPEESSGDQGDFIFSEEGTIPSESELADSSRDAEAAGTSQGLMDRKEVLGGVIAGGLVGLLFAVFLVGFMLYRMKKKDEGSYSLDEPKQSNGGYQKPQKQEEFYA